In Populus alba chromosome 1, ASM523922v2, whole genome shotgun sequence, a single window of DNA contains:
- the LOC118049752 gene encoding uncharacterized protein: MEIEEEEVKLEATEPEKDGAVQTLGLRRRRAPEQPFPVLDQSLTLSSLQVWYPSSLNHFQSLVSLNLSHVKHKVWYQSSLNHLPSLVSLHLSHVKHKVCMLAAFSLEMLTNSIYYEKALPKA, translated from the exons ATGgaaatagaagaggaagaagtgaAATTGGAGGCAACGGAACCAGAGAAAGATGGAGCTGTTCAGACGCTTGGACTACGTCGTCGACGTGCACCTGAGCAACCCTTCCCTGTCCTCGATCAATCATTAACGTTATCATCTCTCCAG GTGTGGTATCCGTCGAGCTTGAACCACTTCCAGTCACTTGTATCATTGAATCTTTCTCATGTCAAGCACAAG GTGTGGTATCAGTCGAGCTTGAACCACTTACCGTCACTTGTATCATTGCATCTATCTCATGTCAAGCACAAGGTATGTATGTTAGCTGCTTTTTCTTTAGAAATGTTAACAAACTCAATATACTACGAGAAAGCATTACCAAAGGCTTAA